A genomic segment from Necator americanus strain Aroian chromosome III, whole genome shotgun sequence encodes:
- a CDS encoding hypothetical protein (NECATOR_CHRIII.G10177.T2) — MEADDDYEPPFSVRRLRQAYLDRVRGSVGPGLPPPRRITPLAASITPSLPYIPEDDDEERRLTRSHRTNSENALNRPNNEKARALRFEPPPPPSLSYSLPVQHEKSPAASRQSDRSHIAAPSLVAVNVTTNQSGANEQKPSSNSVTRPRDISRGPDEDYPERLMSPPPTREPRSIIKQGYYSSQQNLHSNQSMHVDHGNPGLSQGKSGSFNDLPEEQRYRIMKENLERLRRSRATTPKPPVTSFNGPFFKLEEINSSKTNESIVCNGGPDYPHREMTESRTSFAESRGLSASEAELSQIKDSSVVIWPPLVDRKPRSQSVMARSITDPERINEYRRQKQLEEEAIRRHEEEKVISMTKQLRAMQVQQQRLYEQRHGVTSPVQFIDVVDAQPYLPPQQQFPTRYPHSPAPDNMSPDYGYDAHRMRVYETRPISALSETSDNGLHNTWKRTYIVQKPQEVAKNEILSSEQLLEKDQYEVDILKRRAAFVEKPEEKPEIVRTGRRWQPPPEKPYVWPTVPRATSVDISVPQVDYNMSQPRSADNVEYKWAPVITDPGYKKERKNFTPTNSPPLSPIRGHGTGPLDEVAKRQTRYVIQPSPDGSHRPKPAFRKERKAPSGGFYPHAPNAVKVVKRRPASAQGLLAPVDGTTEETVEIIHQRNFHKLGRGYRDTPPSAEHNGRRAVGRSEPDVNDWEKIYDLPPHSSTIVGKDVPTNIDVKRRLSQFQGSVQSLQRRQENANRSYSMDGSLPYFMHGSMHDMSSPQTSSVRNDRAQSSARRDSSRQRSQHRQHQEHPSTSAHSSRSPSTLPISPASRTDTPTAIRVRTKMGQVTAPGPSPASYDRARPHVPRPLPPGYRLGDPLPDPRALSPAPGHTKRMIRNVAANQPPKNEDLDELARKGEQLLERSRERRAGYKLIDSEIVKEGPEPVPQAFKDQVRDLLESRNSLETSTTKEHDRSGYVTDVSTATWQFSTQSFSPRSIVSVNGARDDILKDDKPRGIMKRRELETRDQMLHPSAENQLMEHRQYHRTQSNVSNKPSVTETVQRFEETRRTEEVERRVQRKERRDRRSRHHSSSRHHGSREAWENGYNSERRLASVPPQRIIYQESNRAMSEAEIDKVVREAYEAADEARRDHYRMRSNSLSRGGGAVNGYLPSSQESYYRQSTTRRERDHRDQRYEDDHFGRGIAHARYGSLSDSLRRGELKYIPNGEVRESHWSQSQQNRGGGMGNMHKSYSTRDVFGGGDYDRRSTSSYRRGSQQMSPFVEFPPTLPRRSERDNYRPVSKSRSYADWDDMGRAGFGREVRRYDDDMSRLEAEFRDSLLMPLPNGNLHERDYRTEQIPGGYETFSKDNRAHSGRRVGKDGLPVDYSEASQEYSYKREQEMDRRR, encoded by the exons ATGGAGGCGGACGACGACTATGAGCCGCCGTTCTCCGTTCGACGACTACGACAAGCGTATTTGGATCGGGTTCGTGGATCCGTCGGTCCGGGTTTGCCACCACCGCGACGGATCACTCCGTTGGCAGCTTCGATCACGCCATCGCTCCCGTATATTCCAGAAGATGATGATGAG GAACGACGTCTAACACGATCACATCGTACGAATTCGGAGAACGCCTTGAATCGGCCAAACAACGAGAAAGCAAGAGCTCTTCGTTTCGAACCACCACCGCCGCCTAGTTTATCGTACTCGTTACCAGTACAGCACGAAAAATCACCTGCGGCGAGTCGTCAGTCCGACAGATCACAT ATAGCAGCCCCATCGCTAGTAGCGGTTAATGTGACAACTAACCAATCAGGGGCGAACGAACAAAAACCGTCATCGAATAGTGTAACGCGACCACGG GACATTTCACGGGGCCCTGACGAGGATTACCCAGAACGTTTGATGAGCCCACCTCCCACAAGGGAACCACGATCGATAATCAAACAAGGATATTACAG TAGTCAACAAAACCTACactcaaatcaatcaatgcaTGTGGATCATGGAAATCCAGGTCTTTCGCAG GGGAAGAGCGGCAGTTTCAATGACCTACCTGAAGAGCAACGCTATCgtataatgaaagaaaatctggaaCGACTCCGTAGAAGCCGTGCCACCACCCCAAAACCTCCAGTGACGTCGTTCAATGGGCCATTTTTCAAACTCGAGGAAATTAACAGCTCCAA AACAAACGAATCGATCGTTTGCAATGGAGGCCCGGATTATCCTCATCGAGAGATGACTGAGAGTCGAACTTCGTTCGCAGAGTCCAGAGGGCTATCGGCGTCGGAGGCGGAGCTATCCCAGATCAAA GATTCATCAGTAGTGATTTGGCCTCCTCTCGTTGACAGAAAGCCCCGATCTCAATCGGTGATGGCTAGGAGTATCACTG ACCCTGAAAGAATCAATGAATATCGTAGACAGAAGCAATTGGAAGAGGAAGCAATTAGACGACATGAGGAGGAGAAGGTGATTTCTATGACTAAACAG CTGCGAGCGATGCAAGTACAACAGCAGCGACTCTACGAACAACGGCATGGTGTCACGTCACCGGTCCAATTTATCGATGTCGTGGATGCGCAGCCATATTTGCCACCGCAACAACAATTCCCGACTAGATATCCTCATTCCCCGGCTCCAGACAACATGTCCCCA GACTACGGATATGATGCGCATCGTATGCGGGTCTATGAAACTCGACCGATTTCTGCGCTTTCCGAAACGTCAGATAATGGTTTGCATAATACATGGAAGAGGACGTATATCGTGCAAAAACCACAAGAG GTGGccaaaaacgaaattttaagTAGCGAACAATTACTGGAGAAGGATCAGTACGAAGTGGATATTTTGAAG CGACGAGCCGCGTTTGTGGAAAAGCCCGAAGAGAAGCCAGAAATTGTACGAACTGGACGAAGATGGCAACCACCACCCGAGAAACCGTACGTATGGCCGACCGTCCCGAGAGCGACCTCAGTGGACATTAGTGTGCCCCAAGTCGATTACAACATGA GCCAACCACGATCTGCTGACAATGTTGAGTACAAGTGGGCACCAGTGATCACTGATCCTGGATATAAGAAAGAACGGAAGAATTTCACGCCTACGAATAGCCCACCGTTATCGCCGATTCGTGGACACGGTACTGGACCGCTCGATGAGGTTGCAAAACGACAAACCAGATATGTGATACAG CCGTCACCAGATGGTAGTCACCGGCCGAAACCAGCGTTTCGAAAGGAGCGGAAGGCGCCAAGTGGAGGTTTTTATCCTCATGCTCCGAATGCGGTGAAG GTAGTGAAACGACGACCAGCTTCAGCGCAAGGTTTACTCGCTCCTGTCGATGGCACAACCGAAGAGACTGTTGAAATTATCCATCAGAGGAACTTCCATAAACTAGGTCGAG GTTACCGCGACACACCACCAAGTGCCGAACACAATGGTCGACGAGCTGTTGGAAGATCAGAGCCAG ACGTGAACGATTGGGAGAAAATCTATGACCTGCCGCCACATTCGTCCACAATCGTCGGTAAAGACGTGCCGACGAATATTGACGTTAAGCGAAGGCTTTCTCAATTCCAAGGATCAGTACAAAGTCTTCAACGTCGACAAGAAAACGCTAATCGATCCTACAGCATGGATGGA TCGCTTCCTTACTTCATGCACGGATCCATGCACGATATGTCCAGCCCACAGACATCCAGTGTTCGAAATGACCGAGCTCAAAGCTCCGCACGACGAGACAGTTCTCGTCAACGATCGCAG CACCGACAGCACCAAGAACATCCCAGCACTTCTGCACATAGCAGTCGTTCACCTTCTACACTCCCAATATCTCCAGCGTCACGCACCGATACACCGACTGCGATTCGAGTTCGAACGAAGATGGGACAGGTGACAGCGCCTGGACCATCTCCGGCATCGTACGATAGAGCTAGACCACATGTACCGCGTCCGTTACCTCCTGGGTACAGG cTCGGAGATCCTTTGCCTGATCCTAGAGCTTTGTCCCCGGCACCAGGTCATACTAAACGAATGATACGAAATGTG gCTGCCAATCAACCACCTAAG AACGAAGATTTGGATGAGTTGGCAAGGAAGGGTGAACAGCTTTTGGAACGATCACGAGAACGTCGAGCCGGCTACAAACTCATCGACTCCGAGATCGTCAAAGAGGGACCAGAACCTGTCCCTCAAGCTTTCAAA gACCAAGTTCGCGATCTGCTTGAGTCGCGAAACTCACTTGAAACTTCAACAACAAAGGAGCATGATCGTTCCGGATATGTCACG GATGTTTCTACAGCGACATGGCAATTTTCTACGCAATCCTTTTCGCCGCGATCAATTGTCTCAGTGAATGGTGCAAGAGATGACATTCTCAAG gatgataAACCGAGAGGCATTATGAAGCGTCGAGAGTTGGAGACACGAGATCAAATGTTACATCCGTCAGCTGAGAATCAACTCATGGAACATCGGCAGTATCACAGGACGCAGAGCAACGTCAGCAATAAG CCTTCGGTCACCGAAACTGTACAGCGTTTCGAAGAAACACGTCGGACGGAAGAGGTCGAGCGACGTGTACAGCGAAAAGAACGTCGTGATCGCCGCTCCAGACATCATTCCTCATCGCGTCACCATGGTTCTCGTGAAGCATGGGAGAACGGATATAATTCCG AGCGCCGTCTCGCTTCTGTTCCTCCGCAACGTATCATCTATCAAGAATCAAATCGTGCAATGAGCGAAGCTGAAATCGACAAAGTCGTCCGCGAAGCGTACGAAGCAGCCGATGAGGCTCGTCGTGATCATTATC GAATGCGCAGCAATTCATTATCACGCGGCGGTGGTGCCGTAAACGGTTATCTGCCTTCGAGCCAAGAAAGCTACTATCGTCAAAGCACCACCAGAAGAGAACGTGATCATCGGGATCAGAGATACGAGGATGATCATTTCGGCAGAGGAATCGCTCACGCTCGTTATGGTTCGCTGAGCGATTCGCTTAGACGTGGCGAGTTGAAGTATATACCGAACGGTGAAGTGCGTGAGTCTCATTGGAGCCAGAGCCAGCAAAACCGTGGCGGAGGAATGGGCAACATGCACAAAAGTTATTCCACTC GTGATGTATTCGGCGGAGGAGACTATGATCGCCGCTCAACATCATCCTATCGTCGTGGCAGTCAACAAATGTCTCCTTTCGTCGAATTCCCACCCACTTTGCCAAGACG CTCAGAACGTGATAACTATCGGCCCGTGAGCAAAAGTCGCAGTTATGCGGACTGGGATGACATGGGCAGAGCTGGATTCGGGCGAGAAGTCAGACG TTATGACGATGACATGTCTCGCCTTGAGGCCGAGTTCCGCGATTCGCTGCTGATGCCACTTCCAAACGGGAATCT GCATGAGAGAGATTATCGAACAGAGCAGATCCCCGGCGGATACGAGACATTCTCGAAGGACAATCGTGCACATTCCGGCAGACGCGTCGGCAAAGACGGTCTTCCAGTAGACTACAG CGAAGCGTCACAAGAATACAGCTACAAACGCGAACAAGAGATGGATCGCCGACGCTAA
- a CDS encoding hypothetical protein (NECATOR_CHRIII.G10178.T1) has translation MTPARISREDLLKYDTFLFDVGGVLYKGHIPIPGAVEFVTTLLNSMKRVFIISNNSTKTPEQYLAEIEHMGFRGISGEQLITPAIVLAAYFKDRPEYAGQPIYLVGMEDLKNTLDTMGGVRCFGSGPDHFSSDSYEDFVFSFDVPVIPKAVVCSYDCHLSYPKIMKAATFLKRPEVEFLVTNEDKTLPLRSDVVVPGAGAVSSTVRAVSGRTPIVFGKPHKPIADFLKKHHHIDAGKTVMFGDRLDTDMQFANDNGFASCFMLTGVNTMDDVKKAEVRGEKHLLPTYTFSFSD, from the coding sequence ATGACTCCGGCAAGGATTTCGCGAGAGGATCTGCTCAAATATGACACGTTTCTCTTCGATGTCGGCGGTGTGCTGTATAAAGGCCATATTCCGATTCCTGGTGCGGTTGAGTTCGTGACGACGCTGCTAAACTCTATGAAAAGGGTTTTTATCATTAGCAATAACTCCACAAAAACTCCCGAGCAATATCTGGCAGAAATTGAACATATGGGATTTAGAGGGATATCCGGGGAGCAGCTTATCACTCCTGCTATTGTGTTGGCCGCATACTTCAAGGATCGCCCGGAATACGCTGGACAACCGATATACTTAGTAGGCAtggaagatttgaaaaatacacTGGATACTATGGGTGGAGTCCGGTGTTTCGGAAGCGGTCCagatcatttttcttctgattcctATGAGGATTTCGTCTTCAGTTTCGATGTGCCCGTAATCCCGAAGGCAGTCGTTTGCAGCTATGATTGCCACCTCAGTTATCCGAAAATTATGAAAGCCGCGACTTTCCTCAAGCGACCAGAAGTGGAATTTCTGGTAACCAATGAGGACAAAACGCTCCCTTTACGTTCCGACGTTGTAGTTCCTGGAGCTGGGGCGGTTTCATCCACGGTTCGAGCGGTTTCCGGACGGACACCGATAGTGTTCGGGAAACCGCACAAGCCAATAgctgattttttgaagaaacacCACCACATTGACGCCGGGAAGACGGTAATGTTCGGAGATCGCTTGGATACCGACATGCAGTTCGCAAATGATAACGGTTTTGCAAGTTGTTTTATGCTGACTGGAGTGAACACGATGGATGACGTGAAGAAGGCGGAGGTTCGTGGAGAGAAACATCTCCTGCCGACATAtacattttcgttttctgaCTAG
- a CDS encoding hypothetical protein (NECATOR_CHRIII.G10179.T1) has protein sequence MAPIRISREDLLKYDTFLFDVDGVLWKCDTPIPGAVDFVTNLLESMKTVFIISNNSTMTPEQYLAKIERMGFKGISREQLITPAIVLATYFKERPEYGGQPIYLLGVENLKETLETMGGVRCFGNGPDHFSSGSYQDFVFSFDMPVIPKAVVCSYDCRLSYPKIMKAATFLKRQEVEFLVTDEDKTIPSPNPDYVIPGAGAVSSTVRAVSGRTPIVFGKPNKPIADFLKKHHHIDAGKTVMFGDRLDSDIQFANDNGFASCFMLTGVNTMDDVTKAEVRGEKHLLPTYTFSFSN, from the coding sequence ATGGCTCCGATAAGGATTTCACGAGAGGATTTGCTCAAATACGACACGTTTCTCTTTGACGTCGATGGGGTGCTCTGGAAATGCGACACTCCGATTCCTGGAGCGGTTGATTTCGTAACGAATCTGCTAGAATCTATGAAGACGGTATTTATCATCAGTAATAACTCTACAATGACTCCAGAACAGTATCTGGCAAAAATTGAGCGTATGGGATTCAAAGGGATATCCAGGGAGCAGCTTATCACTCCTGCTATTGTGTTGGCTACATACTTCAAGGAACGACCGGAATACGGTGGGCAACCGATTTACCTACTGGGTGTagagaatttgaaagaaacacTAGAGACTATGGGTGGAGTCCGATGTTTTGGCAACGGTCCTGATCACTTTTCTTCTGGTTCCTATCAGGATTTTGTCTTTAGTTTCGATATGCCCGTAATCCCGAAGGCAGTCGTTTGCAGCTACGACTGCCGTCTCAGCTATCCTAAAATCATGAAAGCCGCTACCTTCTTAAAGCGACAAGAAGTGGAATTTCTAGTTACCGATGAGGACAAAACGATTCCCAGCCCGAATCCCGATTATGTTATTCCTGGAGCTGGAGCGGTTTCATCTACAGTTCGAGCCGTTTCCGGCCGTACACCGATAGTTTTTGGAAAGCCGAACAAGCCAATAgctgattttttgaagaaacacCATCATATTGACGCCGGGAAGACGGTAATGTTCGGAGATCGTTTGGATAGTGACATACAGTTTGCAAATGATAATGGTTTTGCAAGTTGCTTTATGCTGACTGGAGTGAACACGATGGATGACGTGACGAAGGCGGAGGTTCGCGGAGAGAAACATCTCCTGCCGACGTATACCTTTTCGTTTTCCAACTAG
- a CDS encoding hypothetical protein (NECATOR_CHRIII.G10180.T1): MNKKFAGIKNTPFLPLLHKSDAFTAKTDRWMGERCGKALSHARFVRKRQSLLCIGLVLFVCFNCRG, translated from the exons ATGAATAAAAAGTTTGCTGGAATAAAAAATACGCCTTTTCTACCTCTTCTGCACAAATCGGATGCATTCACGGCAAAGACAG ATCGATGGATGGGTGAGCGTTGTGGAAAAGCTTTGTCTCATGCAAGATTTGTACGGAAGCGTCAGTCTTTGCTTTGTATTGGACtcgttttatttgtttgttttaattgTCGTGGATAA